The proteins below are encoded in one region of Toxoplasma gondii ME49 chromosome IV, whole genome shotgun sequence:
- a CDS encoding hypothetical protein (encoded by transcript TGME49_211340), with protein MAQETATLGVFAEWLCSAIETVLSSRLSAPSSSLMSSASTVFEPPLLRSSSSNPPVAAHGFYPTSSVPTSASSAPPLFGIPCSPRIPSLRNALFAAAPELQSFPSCPPFSISVDVLLFLPFSTVVTCGLLPQVLPLLMPFSGDPLTLASTSDAPPTDRSFLSCTTSSVSRSSRGVTLPQKTHEATQEEEDESSGVNGDLICDSRRNFQHNDYQSRDTFRDDKTREGSHREANAGKSEREDEDRSEQDSRETRDATIRQALFYSTREPHETVDGECTAQKADMRDRQHRDGDDYLPSGESPPVFVSPFFFACHGSHGRKCEDASAGRSRGSDGGRGRPLTPSSSGISRLGDERSVTTASSQSHHDNANDNLVCLLLERWTFAYSPPLACASPPSWSPSGPSAALGGQSFDILLRNLSTAMRGFTAFAHLLPTFSLLSSAESLLFPPETDAGFNALSVPSMYIYPARHQTPIYRYPKTQLQADETRRTAFHREDREAAQKSTSRIPPASSTYQRSLHAFSHHVPIPKSSSLSTAFLAAAPSLSSSPMKTSRAEPRCHRPAPIPSLSLPATCRSTAHSFLSSSCHPSRTHQGLRPFSSTSSLSSSSPRRPFGPAELSACHREATSPSLASTASQTSFSGSLSSSCLHGLRCSRSPRDASGPAPPWCMHASIFLHWDGAPSSYRRRQSSRSSDVAVATYASHAHPLSCHQPSLASWTASARNSEGTTWEGFSESQMSPLETSLSSLSGGPRIVAALVPRCASPRDSLRQQQGERSTRGQKSGKREADASFRKPHCHRSDKRKKAVEKSTSKSMSACSSGSTQQTPRDRIGVGLGSAGTGDAGKRTWLTEEEAGYSQVPGVALPCGQGILSVRVSFREDIAFLLEPAAEACTGPGLVASSPDSSFGGSGRPEVRERRTSVLDGEADETERLGRCAPISSPTLSASGASGDFGGRSLFVVSQEGEDGRNMEKLAGLLADTGRKGNDCQGERDSQGDSQEAEGRMETDPTLRGEFHRGNEEEDERTCFRPPHETICTPRTNGSDAESPDTTRDLSAGTSCFDSTPPPPVSLFASLPRKESTIHLSSSCAVAAETLRREVGDVSPSLTELFRCSEDACTLDSRRLPRAAARHAGAAPCRISIHLPFPGSMSLPSISPSSSASSLSPSASASPTPLPRTPEAGRGQDEERKDDARDEETTGDEANGTQRVQVTDASQQARSVCLDTNDEKGMQAHTHEEDSQTHAMKWVAPASSSRPLVPREASWAVRASRVDFPFVSRFSVPSARSEARRSSPYIWKDREGERAGEKGRGPGFEGTFTKREGKGATVAENEGRNDTTLGEGSSFVVADFASCRTMVRPSSSLVSFSSCFVPSDSCPPSEGTLTSSQNSAAETKTRWAVLLQRSPALEPSCATSADSSSSILPSSSTCLASSLCRSSASTSFAPLSVFLPPSSSFLASSSSSPFVSSTSPFCSSSSTFLSASRRLSSCPLRSPSSPALYPSPASTSAAHCTGFGVAKLPAELRLSTEERNLGSGIYSAKKEEGRSREFPGCGRDRRKLEAQGQEERAFWGADEEARGSGTLERLKTLETHRAVIVLDFDLEEDSDGEQDFWEADADVVRVGKERADGELHLHPLLTDLTDDISVESNALHASVQRRRSSPKKRGSVRGFPADVTESGDPFAVTLSREKALSCPRGVTACAENEDTGNAFDAARGESRTESTTHRRAGTLLACQTDKSDDGDEGDSSFLALWLMPELSAPSYAASQRLRAGTAFAEAGEIQSEGETEEMQMEIVRGKPAPHPFTLLRSIKEVCDSPDSSSDLQVSNRCLSSAATPFSISAFLEEAASPPLGWLADAWQDTLEAFHLSASEPVSLCNFSFSCLVEDLASPPSRRLTENDGPHSSSVCFSPSGPYEKPKAPKLRGSPDSPLSSPDSDDVFFSSSISCSLHAESTSSRLKTPSLASWRRHSSGSSHEDQRKRAASSHQRPSRRQTAGEQEMAGIQVVGKASKTSAETKCDGEAEKRNHCEGKGTKAIEGGGISNEIAGELKCHSREGQKKSGEASLHLVSQLVDLLHAADEASEADVSAYSSFAVLSYAARPSPPSLVPPLSLSHVSSALLHPSFGTQRTGAGDAAACEGKEVLDSPFFHGAAQRRHEGERETRSEKPDEAMKGYRRETATKRGEKTREAREQKGDRIKCGSNLGTGANLGGRRTSEEAWTAHQLRRLDKQLNAYAEFSHENQRRIAFPYAF; from the exons ATGGCACAGGAGACGGCGACACTGGGCGTTTTTGCAGAATGGCTTTGCTCTGCTATCGAAACAGTTCTTTCGTCACGGCTTTCCGCCCCTTCATCTTCGCTAATGTCATCTGCTTCCACAGTCTTCGAGCCTCCGctcctccgctcttcttcctcgaatCCTCCGGTGGCCGCTCACGGCTTTTACCCGACATCGTCAGTTCCCACAAGTGCGTCTTCTGCACCTCCGCTCTTTGGAATACCTTGTTCGCCGCGGATCCCCTCTTTGAGGAACGCTCTTTTCGCTGCCGCCCCGGAACTCCAATCTTTTCCCTCTTGTCCGCCCTTCTCTATTTCTGTCGACGTGCTCCtcttcctgcctttttcGACCGTTGTCACTTGCGGCCTCTTACCGCAAGTGCTACCGCTCTTAATGCCTTTCTCTGGGGACCCGCTAACGCTGGCCAGCACCTCTGACGCCCCTCCAACAGACAGAtcatttctctcttgcacaacttcctctgtgtcgcgCTCTTCGCGGGGAGTCACACTTCCACAGAAAACCCACGAGGCGAcgcaagaagaggaggacgaaaGCAGCGGGGTGAATGGCGACCTGATCTGTGACTCCAGGAGGAATTTCCAGCACAACGACTACCAAAGCCGAGACACGTTTCGCGATGACAAGACAAGGGAGGGAAGTCATCGCGAGGCGAACGcggggaagagcgagagggaggacGAAGACCGAAGCGAacaagacagcagagaaacaagagacgcAACGATTCGTCAGGCGCTTTTCTACAGCACGCGCGAACCACATGAAACTGTGGACGGAGAATGCACGGCACAAAAGGCAGATATGAGAGACCGACAGCACCGGGATGGCGATGACTACTTACCGAGTGGAGAATCCCCACCGGTATTTGTCTCACCCTTCTTTTTTGCTTGTCATGGGTCTCACGGAAGGAAGTGCGAGGACGCGTCCGCGGGTCGGAGCAGAGGAAGTGACGGAGGAAGGGGACGCCCTTTaactccgtcttcttctgggaTTTCCAGACTCGGTGACGAGCGCAGTGTGACGACTGCTTCCTCGCAATCCCACCACGACAACGCAAACGACAACCTCGTCTGTTTGCTTCTGGAAAGGTGGACGTTTGCGTACTCGCCGCCTCTCGCGTGTGCATCGCCACCTTCCTGGTCCCCGTCTGGACCTTCTGCCGCGCTCGGGGGCCAGAGTTTCGACATTCTCCTTCGCAACCTGTCAACGGCAATGAGGGGATTCACAGCGTTTGCGCATCTCCTTCCTacattttctctcctttcatCGGCTgagtctctcctgtttccccCTGAAACAGATGCAGGTTTCAACGCCCTTTCTGTGCCATCAATGTATATCTACCCCGCTAGACACCAAACCCCTATTTACCGATATCCAAAAACTCAACTCCAAGCAGATGAGACTCGTCGGACTGCCTTTCATCGAGAAGATCGAGAAGCGGCCCAGAAATCCACAAGCCGGATCCCGCCTGCCTCGTCCACGTATCAAAGATCCCTGCACGCTTTTTCTCACCATGTTCCAATCCCAaagtcttcttccctgtcgaCTGCTTTCCTTGCTGCcgctccttcgctctcttcttctcccatGAAGACCTCTCGGGCCGAGCCGCGATGCCACAGGCCCGCTCCAATTCCATCTCTTTCCCTGCCTGCTACCTGCCGTAGCACCGCACattccttcctgtcttcaTCTTGCCATCCCAGTCGCACCCACCAGGGACTTCGACCCTTCTCATCCACctcgtcgctttcctcttcgtctccgcggcGTCCATTCGGTCCAGCTGAGTTGAGTGCGTGCCATCGAGAAGCGACATCCCCGTCACTGGCTTCAACCGCTTCTCAGACGTCCTTCTCTGGgagtctttcttcctcttgtctccacGGTTTGCGCTGCAGTCGATCCCCACGAGACGCATCAGGTCCGGCGCCTCCctggtgcatgcacgcgtctATTTTCCTGCATTGGGACGGAGCACCCTCGTCGTATCGGCGCAGACAGTCATCCCGGTCTAGCGACGTCGCAGTCGCGACCTATGCATCACATGCGCATCCGTTATCCTGCCACCAGCCTTCCCTTGCTTCGTGGACCGCCTCAGCCAGAAACAGTGAAGGAACAACCTGGGAAGGCTTCTCAGAGTCTCAGATGTCTCCTCTAGAGACTTCGCTTTCCAGTCTCTCTGGAGGGCCTCGAATCGTGGCAGCGCTGGTGCCACGGTGTGCTTCACCTCGAGACTCTCTGAGGCAACAACAGGGGGAAAGATCAACCAGAGGACAGAAAAGTGGAAAGCGGGAGGCGGACGCTTCCTTTCGAAAGCCGCACTGCCATCGGTCTGACAAACGAAAGAAAGCCGTCGAGAAATCCACATCCAAATCTATGTCTGCTTGTTCTTCCGGTTCCACTCAGCAAACGCCTCGCGATCGGATCGGGGTAGGCCTAGGGAGCGCAGGGACTGGGGATGCGGGGAAGAGGACTTGGTtaacagaagaagaagcaggttACAGTCAAGTTCCGGGGGTCGCGCTCCCATGTGGACAGGGAATTCTCTCcgtccgcgtctccttccgaGAAGACATTGCATTTCTTCTTGAACCTGCTGCAGAGGCGTGTACCGGACCCGGTCTCGTCGCGAGTTCTCCAGACTCTTCGTTTGGAGGCAGTGGACGCCCAGAGGTCCGGGAGCGGCGTACGTCTGTTCTCGACGGCGAAGCCGACGAAACTGAGAGACTCGGCAGATGTGCTCCGATTTCTTCTCCAACTTTGTCGGCTTCTGGAGCGTCGGGAGACTTCGGCGGAAGATCCCTTTTCGTCGTATCCCAGGAGGGCGAGGACGGTCGAAATATGGAGAAGTTGGCGGGTCTGTTGGCAGACACTGGCAGGAAGGGGAACGATTgccaaggagagagagacagtcaAGGAGACAGtcaagaggcagaaggaaggaTGGAGACAGATCCCACCTTGAGGGGAGAGTTCCACAGAGGGAATGAAGAGGAGGATGAGAGGACATGCTTTCGGCCACCCCATGAAACGATTTGCACACCTAGGACGAACGGTTCGGACGCGGAGAGTCCAGACACAACTCGAGATCTTTCTGCAGGTACCAGTTGCTTTGATTCGACGCCACCCCCCCCAGTGTCTCTTTTTGCTTCCCTTCCTCGCAAGGAGTCCACCATTCATTTGTCGTCTTCCTGTGCTGTTGCCGCTGAGACGCTGCGGCGGGAGGTAGGGGATGTGTCTCCCTCCTTAACGGAACTATTTCGCTGCAGTgaggatgcatgcacgctggACTCCCGTCGTCTTCCCCGTGCTGCTGCGCGGCACGCTGGAGCTGCTCCATGCCGCATCTCGATTCACCTCCCCTTTCCCGGTTCCATGTCGTTGCCTTCgatctctccctcctcttcagcctcttccctttctccttcagccTCAGCGTCGCCAACGCCTCTCCCGCGCACACCAGAGGCAGGAAGGGgccaagacgaagagagaaaagatgatgcgagagacgaagagacaacagGAGATGAGGCTAACGGAACGCAGAGAGTGCAGGTGACAGACGCCTCTCAGCAGGCGAGATCGGTTTGTCTGGACACGAATGATGAAAAGGGAATgcaagcacacacacacgaagaagacagtcAAACGCATGCAATGAAATGGGTAGCGCCTGCGTCCAGTTCGCGGCCTCTCGTGCCACGAGAGGCCTCTTGGGCGGTGCGTGCGAGCCGAGTCGATTTTCCGTttgtttcgcgtttctccgttccttctgCACGCAGTGAAGCGCGCCGTAGCTCACCGTACATttggaaagacagagaaggggaaCGAGCAGGGGAGAAAGGACGAGGGCCAGGTTTTGAGGGAACCTTcaccaagagagaagggaaaggGGCAACGGTTGCTGAGAATGAAGGACGGAACGACACCACCCTCGGAGAAGGCAGTTCGTTCGTTGTCGCGGACTTCGCATCATGCCGAACGATGGTTCgcccctcttcgtctctcgtttctttctcatcGTGCTTCGTTCCCTCCGACTCTTGTCCACCTTCAGAAGGGACCTTGACTTCCTCCCAGAATTCTGCCGCCGAAACAAAGACGCGTTGGGCTGTGTTGCTGCAGCGGTCGCCCGCACTCGAGCCTTCCTGCGCCACATCCGCGGACTCGTCTTCTTCTAttcttccgtcttcttctacATGTCTGGCTTCTTCCCTTTgtcgttcttctgcttccactTCTTTTGCTCCattgtctgtttttcttccaccttcgtcttcgtttctcgcctcttcctcttcgagtccgtttgtctcttcgacgtctcctttctgctcctcttcttccacttttctctccgcttctcgtcgtctctcgtcttgtcctcttcgttcgccttcttctcctgctctctaTCCCTCTCCCGCGTCGACCTCTGCTGCGCACTGCACTGGATTCGGAGTGGCGAAGTTGCCGGCCGAGCTGCGACTGTCGACTGAAGAGCGGAATCTAGGCTCAGGCATCTAcagcgcgaagaaagaagaagggaggagcaGGGAATTTCCAGGGTGTGGCAGGGACAGACGAAAGCTCGAGGCCCAAGGGCAGGAGGAACGCGCCTTCTGGGGGGccgacgaggaggcgagaggttCGGGCACCTtggagagactgaagacaCTCGAGACCCACAGAGCAGTCATCGTTTTGGATTTCGAtctcgaggaagacagtGACGGCGAACAGGATTTCTGGGAGGCGGATGCGGATGTAGTGCGTGTCGGCAAAGAGAGGGCAGACGGCGAGCTGCACTTGCATCCGCTCCTCACTGACTTGACAGACGACATTTCTGTCGAGTCCaacgctctgcatgcatctgtgcaAAGACGGAGATCTTCACcgaagaaacgcggcagTGTGCGTGGCTTCCCTGCCGATGTcacagagagcggagacCCTTTCGCGGTGACGCTGTCTAGAGAGAAGGCACTATCTTGCCCGAGAGGAGTTACGGCATGCGCTGAGAACGAAGACACTGGGAACGCATTTGATGCCGCTCGAGGTGAGAGCAGAACAGAGTCGACGACGCACAGAAGAGCCGGAACCTTGCTGGCCTGTCAAACCGACAAGTCAGACGatggcgacgaaggagacagttccTTCCTTGCCTTGTGGCTCATGCCCGAACTTTCAGCCCCGTCCTACGCTGCCTCTCAGAGACTAAGGGCAGGGACGGCTTTTGCCGAAGCGGGGGAGATCcagagcgagggagagaccgAAGAAATGCAAATGGAAATCGTGAGAGGGAAACCTGCGCCACACCCTTTCACGCTCCTCCGTTCTATCAAAGAAGTGTGTGACTCACCGGATTCTTCCTCAGATTTACAGGTTTCGAACCggtgtctttcctctgctgcgACACCGTTTTCgatttctgcctttctcgaagaagccgcgagcCCTCCCCTAGGGTGGCTGGCCGACGCGTGGCAAGATACTCTCGAGGCATTTCAtctctctgcgtcggagcctgtctctctttgcaacttttctttttcatgTTTGGTGGAAGATCTagcttctccaccttctcgtcgtctcaCGGAAAACGACGGGCCGCATTCTTCGTCGGTCTGCTTTTCGCCTTCGGGACCCTATGAGAAGCCGAAAGCGCCTAAGCTGCGAGGCTCTCCAgactctcctctttcttctcctgatTCTGATgatgtgtttttctcttcttccatttcCTGCTCTTTGCATGCGGAGTCAACTTCGTCTCGGCTCAAAACGCCTTCGCTTGCTTCTTGGAGGCGTCATTCCTCAGGATCGTCTCACGAAGACCAGCGAAAGAGGGCCGCGTCTTCACATCAGCGTCCATCACGGCGGCAGACGGCTGGAGAACAAGAAATGGCAGGAATCCAGGTGGTAGGAAAGGCATCGAAGACGTCCGCGGAAACGAAATGCGATggggaggcggagaagcgaaaccaCTGCGAGGGAAAGGGGACAAAGGCGATCGAAGGTGGGGGGATATCAAATGAGATAGCGGGTGAACTGAAGTGTCactcgagagaaggacagaagaaaagtggGGAGGCGAGTCTTCACCTCGTTTCTCAGCTCG TCGATCTTCTTCATGCCGCGGACGAAGCGTCAGAGGCAGATGTATCTGCCTATTCCTCTTTCGCCGTTCTTTCCTATGCTGCTCGtccttcccctccttcccttgttccccctctttctctttcgcatGTTTCGTCTGCGCTTCTGCACCCTTCGTTCGGTACCCAACGCACCGGGgctggagacgcagcagcgtGCGAAGGCAAGGAGGTCTTGGATTCACCGTTTTTCCACGGTGCGgcacaaaggagacacgaaggagagagagaaacgcggagcgAAAAGCCTGACGAGGCGATGAAGGGGTACAGGCGTGAAACGGCTACAAAacgaggcgagaagacccGCGAGGCTCGCGagcagaagggagacagaatcAAGTGTGGCTCGAACTTGGGGACAGGGGCGAACCtcggaggcagaagaaccTCAGAGGAAGCATGGACTGCTCACCAACTCAGACGACTGGACAAGCAGCTGAACGCGTATGCG GAATTCAGCCATGAGAACCAGCGTCGCATCGCCTTCCCTTATGCCTTCTAA